The DNA segment TCGGGCAGCGGGCTGAGAGCAGGCGGGGTTCCCCCAGCTGTGCTTAAGTGTTACCACTGTAGCTGGGTCTGCACGCGACCCAACTCCACGGGGCGGAATCTCATCGCTGATAGTCTATAAAGCTGTGGCATTAGAAGCTCCGTTGACGTGTATGAGGACTAGTGGCTGTGGGGTTCGTGACTTATTAAGTCTTTGGGTCCTAGGAAATGTGAAGGGTCCATTTTGAGGGCTAGTGTTAGAAACCACAGATTTCGGAAGGGCCACAGCCCTTACGAATTTGAAGATAGTGTTTCCCTAGGCCTGGGATATCTTTTGGAAGTCTGGTGCATATTTGTTTCTTAAATACTATCTCTGGTCTCCATTTTCTGTATCAGACCAAGAAGAAAGATCCCTTTGGTTCCAGAGAATCTCTTGAAAAAGAGGAAGGCTTATCAGGCCCTCAAAGCCACCCAGGCAAAACAGGCGCTTTTGCAAAGGAAGGAGGTAATGGTGGGAACCAGGTGGAGGGAATTAGAGTTTGTGTTTGAGTTGTATCCAGCACGTGTTGAACTAGACTTGGTACCGATGGCCCCTTCCCCCATCGGTTGCGTTGTACCTGATATTGGTTTCTTGCCTTTGTTTAGCAAAAAATGTATCAAACACTTTCCACAGGCAAAGTACTGGATTTGAGTTGTTAAGGAAGAAAGTAATTGCAGAGTTCCGGATTCATACCAAGTGATTTGAGAGACCAGAATTTGTACCTGGAAGAAAGTTTTTAATGTACCAGTTTTGTACAATTTTTGCTATTTGCTACATGATTTTGGAGAAATACATTTTGGAGGCAGTTTATGATGCCTAACACAGTGTTAGGGTCCCTAAACACTTGATGGtaaacattgctgctgctgctaagtcccttcagtcgtgtttgactttgtgcagccccatagatggcagcccaccaggctctacagtccctgggattctccaggcaagaacactggagtgggttgccattttcttctccagtgcgtggaaatgaaaagtgaaagtgaagtcactcagtcctgtctgactcttagctaccccaaggactgcagcctaccaggcttctccgttcatGGGCTGACAGCATGTACATTGGTTTTTTCGTTTGTTTATAAGGGACTTTTCCCAATAGTTCCCAAGTTTTCTCAGCTTCACTTCTTTCTTGTCGatcttgtttttttattatataaGAATAGAGGGGCCGTCCCTAGCatcccagtggctaagaatccttACTTCTATcccagggggcatgggttcaatccctggtcaggtaactaagatcctgcatgctgaaatGCAgccagaaaataagtaaaaataaatataaaaaagtaaaaacagaggaTGTTTGTTTGTGCCCCTTTCCAGACCATAGGGGAAATAAGCTCTATGAATAATGACTAGTGAATTACTCTTGTGAAAAAAAAGATGCatacagaggcaaaaaaaaatggTGATGATGGTCTGCCTTACTCTGTagcagaggaaaggaaaacaaatcaaGTTTAAGCGACTAGAATGGTTTGTACATGATTCCTGGCGGCAACTACGGGACCGAGTGCGACTCAGACGGCTAAAAGTGAAACCGCATGGCTTGGAAGTGCCAGACAAACATTCCTTGGCCTTTGTTGTACGCATTGAAAGGTAGGGAACTTGGTGGAGTCCATGAGGCTGGGGAAACTGTTGGTTCAGCTTTAGACCCTTTTTAGGGAGATGAGATTTAAGCCCTAAAGGCAAGTTGTGCTAGGAATTCTGGGCTAAGTAAAACAGATTTTGTCTTCAAAATTAGGGAgactggaggacttccctggaggtccagtggttaagacttcaccttccagtgcagggggtgtgggtttgatcagtggaactaagatcccacctgcctttgtagccaaaaaaccaaaacataaaacagaagcgatactgtaacaaattcaataaagacgtCTACTAACGTTAGccacatgaaaaaaagaaaaagattcgggagattaggactttcctggtggtccagtggttatgactgtGCACTTCCATTCCAGGAggataggtttgatccctggtgagggaaccaagaatcccacgtgccacaaggtgcagccaaaaaatatataaatatattagggAGACTGACATTAAGCAAACAAACATGACAGTACACTAACTGCTGTGAAGGCAAAGTGCTGGATGTTAGGACACGGGGGCCACAGTGTGATCTGTAGTGGTTTAGGACACTTGAAGCAGGAAGCTGTGGCCTGCCCACATGAAAAGTTTGGGGGGCAGCTTTCCAGGCAGAGATGCAGGAAGTTCAAGTGTAGGATCAGGGTGGCTTCTTAGGAACGGAACCAGGGTCCAGCAGATGGTGCATAGTCAGTGCTGGGGAGAGCTTTTTCACATTCAGCGATAACCTTACCCATTCTTACCGGTACATACAGCGTTAGCTCTCCCTTTCATACCCAGTCATCCAAGTCAGAAAcatgtggggttttgtttttgtttggctgcagcaggtctcagtttcagcacacaggatcttcgatcttcactgtggcatgtgagatctagttccctgaccagggattgaacctgggcctctagcatcaggagcacagagtcttagccactggaccaccagggaagtcccagaaacctGTGGGTTTTAAGTATGTGTGAGCCTCCTATCCTTTCCCTTGCCCATAATCTCTTTTTTGCCttttacttgtatttttaaaattagagtgtAATTGGCTTTCATTGCCCATGATCTCTTTCCTGGCCTATCACATCAGCTGTCTAGCTAAACTTCCCAGACTTGGGTGtcacttttcttgtttgttttatatgcTCTCTTTGGTGGTTGTCAAATCTGGTTACGTCTCCTTAAAATCTTCTCTAGCTTTTAATACCCACAGGCACAAGTCCATTGTCCTTAGCTTGACACATACAACCCTCCCCATTACAAGTCCAGGGACCATTCCTATCCCTGTAGCACCTCGGGCTTTGCTCCACGTAGCGTGGCAAGTGATCTGTTTACATGGCTGCTTCCCACTCAGTTGAACCTGCCCTCTGGGTGCCCATTAGTGGCACACAGTTCATGGTGCTTGCTGGGCAGAGCCTGACTTAGCTGTTCATTTCAGGATTAATGGGGTGAGTTCACTGGTGCAAAGGACCATTGCCAGACTTCGCCTGAATAAGATTTTCAGTGGTGTCTTTGTGAAAGTGACCCCTGAAACCATAAAGACGCTTCGTATCGTGGAACCTTATGTGACCTGGGGGTGAGTATGGTTTTTTGTGTGAATTCACATTACACGATACTGGAGAATGTTGAGAACATTGGGATGCACAGGGTACTGTTCTCCAGCACTTATGTTGCTGAGTCAGGGGAACATTGTGCCAAACATTAAAACCCCAAAAAAGACTTggattttcatttaaaactttttcagaCTCTTGAATAGGGTCACATAAGGCCAAAGTCCTAGATGATAACCCATGACTTTATTTTTGCTGGGAAATAAACCTCTTTACCTGGCAGTCATTTGTATCTGTAAATTTTAGTTTCTAATTACATAATTGGAGCTGTGGGTTTTTTTCACCTCCTTTGGGTGTATGCTTCCCAAGTGTCCCAGCTGCAGTGTTGAGGACACTCGTGGGGATGGGGTTGGGAGACTCCTTAGCCAGGCTACAGGACTGCGCTGCCAGCGTGGTGCAGCCTGCCAGGGGCGGGCGGTGCTGGGGTTGAGCTTCGTTCTGCCTCACGTAGATTTCCAAATCTGAAGTCTGTTCGGGAACTCATCTTGAAACGTGGACAAGCGAAGGTCAAGAACAAGGTCATCCCTCTGACAGACAACACAGTTATTGAGGAGCACCTGGGTGAGTGAGCGTCTGAGGAGTCAGCAGAAAGGGCCCCCAGAACTTGCCAGAGTGCTGAGTGCTGGCATATCAGAGTCTCACAGTATGTGCTGGGAAAGTGCTAAACACAGGAATCTGAACCTTATGTTTCTTAGGAAAGTTTGATGTCATTTGCTTGGAAGACCTCATTCATGAAATTGCCTTCCCGGGGAAGAATTTCCTGGCGATCTCAAGGTTCCTATGCCCTTTCCAACTCTCAGTGGCCCGTCATGCTACCAAGAATAGAGTGGGCTTCCTCAAGGAAGTGGGCTCACCAGGCTATCGAGGTGAACGCATCAATCAGCTCATCCGGCAGCTGAACTAAACCCAGGTGAGGTGGGGCTGAAACTGCCCTTTGGTGGACTCTGAATGGGCCAGGCCTCACTCCCTAAAAGGTCATCTTGCATTTATAAGTGTATGAGAATAACTTTGGGTGGGAGGTGGCTGGTACTCACAAATTTAGTGGATAGAGATACTTGAAACAGTGACTAATTTCAAAAAGGATATTCCTTCCTCTGTTGAAGGAATCTTAATTCTGGAAAGCTTTTATTGTTACGCTTAGGTTAGGGTTACGGTACATCTGTATTAATGGAGTTGTTTTTTCTTCCTCAGCGTACCTGAAAATAGTGCACTGGAAGCGTGTGTTTTATGGACTTGTCACTCAGTATCTTCAGGGAAGATTGTTTTCTGCTAGAATATATCTTCAGAAACTGGAGGAAAGGGCCAGGGGAACACAGTGATGTTCCCAGCCTGCACTGCATCCCACCTCAGTTCCAAGGAAGAGTTCCTGTGATGAGCACCATCCACCTCTGAAACCAGCAAAGGCTTATGCCACGGAGGAGGAAGTCCTCTTCTATCACGTCTCTCCTGGGCTGTACTGTTGGTGACTGAACACTTACCTATGAGTACAAGACGGCAGTGGACCAAGCCCAGGAGCACGTTGAACCTGGGGTTTCCTGGGGCCTTGTTTTTGGAAGAACTTGAAGTTAGAATTGAGTTAAGTTAgaacttaaaattaaaattgaaagcaCACAAAAACGGTACTTGGTTGTCTCTCCCTTGAGTTCATGTTCTAACTTCAGCGACAGCTTGGCAAGCTCTCAGGCTGGCTCTAGGTATATCCAGTGTCTTATCATTGCAGCTGGCTTAGTGCTTTTCTCTAGCTCAGGATTTTAACCTACTCCTGGATCTGTGAGAAGGGCCCTTTCCCAGAAAAACATACACTCCAGTTTTTTCTTGGAAGTTTAGGGTATTTGTAGATCCTTCTCAGGGACCCAGGGACCTTATGTGAAGAAGTCCTATGCTATCAGTATTGGTCACACAAGCTCTGATCTTGCAGCCTCCTCTGGTTCTGTGCCCTGTTGGAAGACCAAAGCTtaccagagtttttttttttccctttcaagcCAAGTGGATGTTTCCTACAATATGGTAGAATGCTGAGCCCCTGTGCCATTAATCAGTCGATCTAAAAAGAAGTGGAAAACTTTATCCAAGCCAAATTTAAGAATCATAACTCAAaaagagcatctcagaaagctctaAGAACTGTTCTGATTAGAAGTGAAGACACAGTTACATAAATTTTTTTGAGAGGAAGGCTGTACATCAAATAACATTGACAGCTGATACAGTCCAGACCTGAGTGCCATGGGACCCCTTGTCAAATGGAATGTTACCTCTAAGGGCTTGTCTTAGGAGAATATTGCTCTTTATGGTTGAGGAAATTTCTGCCAAAGAGGAAAGTTTGGTCAATGCATAATGTAGCTAGATACACAATGCACAGTGGCAGGAGAGAGAAGGCCAGAGACGATTTCTTGTTTTGGAGATTTCcttagtccagtggctaaaactctgctttcaatgcagggggccagggttcaatccctagtcagggaactagatcccaaatgtcTTAAGTTTGCTTGCATGCTGCAGAGATGGAAGATCCCATGTAGAAGACCTGGCTTAGCCAAATAAGACACTTAAAAGTCTTGCCATAAGGTAGTACTTCACAGTTTCCCCCTGTTGATCTTTAATCTTTTGACAAAGTGTTAGGTGACCACGTGTTTGGTCCCTCAAAGCAGGGATGGGTGCTTGCCTGCTTCAGGGCCATCAGGCCGCTTGATGCCAGGTCCTGAGAGCCCGGTTCTCTCTTTGGGGGTTATGCTAGCAGAATGTTGGTCAGGGACTGACAGTCAATTCTAGATTGTCCAGTAAGGGACTTGAGCTAATTGTCCTTGCATGTACATTGTGTATGTACATTATTTTATAGAGAACTATAGATGTGATCCAGTTTCAAGCCATTCAAACATCTGAACTTCAGAGCAGAAATTTGCCTCTTCATGGGTCTTAAGATGAGGAAACAAATACCATGGCCAAATGGTCCTATCACTGGAAAACAGAAACCAGtgtcctgcactgaaggcagactgACAGCTTGCCAGGGACTGTTCTCGGGCTGCCTGTGAGTATCCTTGAGCCCAGGGGAAACGTGATTGTGCATCCCCCTAACCAACCTGGGGAGAGCTGAGGTCACAAAGTGTACCAAAAACTTACTGGGTCCTAGTAGGAAGTACCAGCCACTAATATAAAGGATTAGATATCgcagaaagaatccacctgccattgcaggagacagggattcagtccctgg comes from the Capricornis sumatraensis isolate serow.1 chromosome 22, serow.2, whole genome shotgun sequence genome and includes:
- the RPL7L1 gene encoding ribosomal protein uL30-like isoform X2; this encodes MAEEEPRRKIPLVPENLLKKRKAYQALKATQAKQALLQRKERKGKQIKFKRLEWFVHDSWRQLRDRVRLRRLKVKPHGLEVPDKHSLAFVVRIERINGVSSLVQRTIARLRLNKIFSGVFVKVTPETIKTLRIVEPYVTWGFPNLKSVRELILKRGQAKVKNKVIPLTDNTVIEEHLGKFDVICLEDLIHEIAFPGKNFLAISRFLCPFQLSVARHATKNRVGFLKEVGSPGYRGERINQLIRQLN
- the RPL7L1 gene encoding ribosomal protein uL30-like isoform X1 yields the protein MAEEEPRRKIPLVPENLLKKRKAYQALKATQAKQALLQRKEQRKGKQIKFKRLEWFVHDSWRQLRDRVRLRRLKVKPHGLEVPDKHSLAFVVRIERINGVSSLVQRTIARLRLNKIFSGVFVKVTPETIKTLRIVEPYVTWGFPNLKSVRELILKRGQAKVKNKVIPLTDNTVIEEHLGKFDVICLEDLIHEIAFPGKNFLAISRFLCPFQLSVARHATKNRVGFLKEVGSPGYRGERINQLIRQLN